A single Kribbella aluminosa DNA region contains:
- a CDS encoding rhomboid family intramembrane serine protease produces the protein MSYQTPAKRTGRSVDTSKIGGGLKLLAGLVGLMWLSEIIDTATNGALNQYGIISREPRGLIGILTSPFLHLGFGHLISNTLPLVTLGVLIAVSGASRLFAVTAIVTVLGGFGTWLISPSNVITIGASGLVFGYAAYLIVRGLFNRRLGQVLVGIVVIMVWGSALLTSLLPQDGISWQGHLCGGIAGLFAAWVLADDKPARPK, from the coding sequence ATGAGCTACCAGACGCCGGCGAAGCGGACCGGGCGGAGCGTGGACACCTCGAAGATCGGAGGTGGCCTGAAGCTGCTCGCTGGGCTGGTCGGGCTGATGTGGCTCAGCGAGATCATCGACACCGCGACGAACGGCGCCCTGAACCAGTACGGGATCATCTCCCGGGAGCCGCGCGGCCTGATCGGGATTCTGACCTCCCCGTTCCTGCACCTGGGGTTCGGCCACCTGATCTCGAACACGCTGCCGCTCGTGACGCTCGGCGTGCTGATCGCGGTCAGCGGCGCGTCCCGGTTGTTCGCGGTGACCGCGATCGTGACGGTGCTCGGCGGTTTCGGGACCTGGCTGATCTCACCGTCGAACGTGATCACGATCGGCGCCAGCGGCCTGGTCTTCGGGTACGCGGCGTACCTGATCGTGCGGGGGCTGTTCAACCGGCGGCTCGGTCAGGTGCTGGTCGGGATCGTGGTCATCATGGTGTGGGGCAGCGCGCTGCTGACCAGCCTGCTGCCGCAGGACGGAATCTCCTGGCAGGGTCACCTGTGCGGCGGCATCGCCGGTCTGTTCGCGGCCTGGGTGCTCGCCGACGACAAACCAGCCCGTCCTAAATGA
- a CDS encoding Cmx/CmrA family chloramphenicol efflux MFS transporter, with protein MPIAVYVLGLSIFAQGTSELMLAGLLPELAADLHVSIPQAGLLISAFAAGMLVGAPVLAVVTLNWSRRTALLVFLAIFALTHVAGALTTSYAVLLATRIVGAFVYAGFWSVAAVTVVALVPSNARARAMSVVTGGLTIATIIGLPLGTVLGQHLGWQSAFWTVAGLCVLAMAGVVATVPAGRPDPATTPRLLEELRALRNTRLWLAFATTALVTASILVTFSYLAPLLTQTTHLPTGAVPGILALYGLGSFIGITVGGRFADALPFHTLFISITGLIALSAVLALTAHIAVLAIAVIVFLGAFGFAANPALNARVFSLAGDAPTLATATNFSAFNVGITVGPWLGGLAIDAGAGYPSLGWIAVGTGLAALATVLFAALVTAPDPADRGAPDRSRRAV; from the coding sequence ATGCCGATCGCGGTGTACGTCCTTGGCCTGAGCATCTTCGCGCAGGGCACATCGGAGCTGATGCTCGCCGGGCTGCTCCCGGAGCTGGCCGCGGACCTGCACGTCTCGATCCCGCAGGCGGGGCTGCTGATCTCCGCGTTCGCGGCCGGCATGCTGGTCGGCGCCCCGGTGCTCGCGGTCGTCACGCTCAACTGGTCCCGGCGTACGGCGCTGCTCGTCTTCCTTGCGATCTTCGCGCTCACCCATGTCGCGGGCGCCCTGACCACCAGTTACGCCGTACTGCTCGCGACCCGGATCGTCGGCGCGTTCGTGTACGCCGGGTTCTGGTCGGTCGCCGCGGTGACGGTCGTGGCGCTGGTCCCGTCGAACGCCCGCGCCCGCGCGATGAGCGTCGTCACCGGCGGCCTCACGATCGCCACGATCATCGGCCTGCCGCTCGGCACCGTCCTCGGCCAGCACCTCGGCTGGCAGTCGGCGTTCTGGACCGTCGCCGGCCTGTGTGTGCTCGCGATGGCCGGCGTCGTCGCCACCGTCCCCGCGGGCCGCCCTGACCCGGCGACGACCCCACGCCTCCTCGAGGAACTCCGCGCCCTGCGCAACACCCGTCTCTGGCTGGCCTTCGCCACCACGGCACTGGTCACCGCGTCGATCCTCGTCACCTTCAGCTATCTGGCCCCGCTGCTGACCCAAACCACTCACCTCCCCACCGGCGCAGTGCCAGGCATCCTCGCGCTGTACGGTCTCGGGTCCTTCATCGGGATCACCGTCGGCGGCCGCTTCGCCGACGCGCTCCCGTTCCACACGCTGTTCATCAGCATCACCGGACTCATCGCGCTGTCCGCCGTACTCGCCCTTACCGCTCACATCGCGGTGCTCGCGATCGCCGTCATCGTGTTCCTCGGCGCCTTCGGCTTCGCCGCGAACCCGGCGCTCAACGCCCGCGTCTTCAGCCTCGCCGGCGACGCACCCACGCTCGCCACCGCCACCAACTTCTCCGCGTTCAACGTCGGCATCACCGTCGGCCCGTGGCTCGGCGGCCTCGCGATCGACGCCGGCGCGGGCTACCCGAGCCTCGGCTGGATCGCGGTCGGCACCGGGCTGGCGGCGCTCGCGACGGTCCTGTTCGCCGCGCTGGTCACTGCACCGGACCCTGCTGATCGCGGTGCGCCGGATCGAAGTCGGCGTGCCGTCTGA